The Pan paniscus chromosome 2, NHGRI_mPanPan1-v2.0_pri, whole genome shotgun sequence genome contains the following window.
TTAAATAGAACTTGTAGCAAAACTGTTAGCTGCCTATCCCAGTAcccattttttcttcctccttaaacttcccagcctctcttgcagCTACATCTCAGTCAGTGCAATGTAAGAGAAAGTGTTATACAGTACTTGCAGGAAGTCTTCACAAAATAAAGCAAGTGcacctttcctcttttcttcatcCTACTGCCTGAAATGCAAACATGGTGGGTTGGAGGTCAAGCAGTCACATGGACCATGGGTGTATGTTTTATAGCCAGTATCATTTGGGATTGTTCTATTATAGACAGAGAAAGCTAATCCTAACTGACATTTGAGAGGCAACCCTCTGCCCACCCCCCCAAGAGACAGTGGAGATCAAGTGAAAATGTGGCACTCCAGGAAATGTCCATTTCCACACTGCAGCAGCAGCAAACGAGTGTTAGCTCTATTTGTTACCCGGACCCAGCTCCCCAGTCACTGACCCCTCTGGGCCTTTAATCAGGTCCCTGTAAGTCCTGGGACAGTGCTTGCGATAGAGATTTTCCACCAGTGTGTTGCTTCCTCTAATCACAGCCCGCCCCTCCTGGTTCATGTGGTTCCACAAATGCAGGGCGTAAGAGTCATTGAAGTTTGGGTCTGTATCCCACACTTCATAGTAGCGCCTCCACTCTCGATAGGAGATGGGGTAAAATCTTTGGGGGTGTAAGAAGGATATGTTCAGACACCTGAGGTCACTCACCTCCTGGAAGTCTTCAAGTTTACACCATACCCTCAACATCCTTGTCATCAACTCAGGGCCTTGGTTGCCCCAAATGTCTGAATTATAGTGTTCAACAAAGTTTTCCATGCATTCCCACAAAaaggggtggtgggggaggaacCCAAATATTCCATTACTGGAGTACCGAGAAGCCTGCGCAGCCAAAAAGTTCTCCTCAGGGATGGGCCTGATGGAGATGACATCGGTGTCCATGTAGATGCCACCGTATTTCCAGATGATGGCCAGGCGGGATGCATCCGAGCTGATGTGGAGCCAGTTTCTCTCTGCGCTGGCGTTGATCTGCAGGAGCAGGTGCAAATCAGCCCCAAGTAgccaggggaagagggaggggcaTCACAGCAGGAGgccaggcccagagaggctggggaggggttaAAGAAGCCAGCTTCCCAAAATCCTATTTGCCACAGCCCGATTTTGCAAGTTTACCAAACTTACCTCActctaaaatttttcatttaagtaAAAAGTTTGCAGCAATCAGTATCAATGGGAAGGTTTTAGCAGCTTTTAAAGATTTCATGagatggtttttttaaaaaaaacattaaagcattggaaagataaagaagaaatccAGAAAAGATTTCACAATGCACCGTATGAGTCATTCTTCAACGTGGGTGTACATAAACTACAAATATGTAACTGTAGAGGAAGAACCAAATAAATCCCTTAAAATGCTAACAACtgacaatgaaaaaaatcagtatgTCTGCTATttgaaaaattgattaaaaaaaatcttaaaatgcatACCTTTGCTCATGTATTAATTCCTTTATTATTAAAGGAATTAATTTATTGAGGGCCTATTTACTATGTGCCGAATTCTATTAAAACTGCtaaggatacagcagtgaacaaacaaacagaaatcccTACTGGgaggagacagataataaataaacatTCTGTGTTGGATGCTGACAACaactatgaagaaaaaaagcTGGGTGAAGGGACTGTGAAGGGGCCAGGGTGGAGCGCTGTATTACGTTAGTTCCCCCAGAAACTGGAATGAAGTGGGTGGGTGAACCATGCCCATAGCTGAGAAAAGAGAGTTCCAGGAGGAGGGAACGCCTAGAACTCTCTTCTCTTGCAGTAGAGATTGTCCACCAGTGTGTTGCTTCCTCTAACCACAGACCTCCCTTCCTGGTTCATATAGTTCCACAAATGCAGGGCATAAGTCACTGAAGCTCAGGTCTGTATCCCAGTGAATACAAGGGCCCTGAGGCAAAAGCACACGTGCCATGTCTGGGAACAAGGAGGAGGCAGCAGGCTGAAGCAGAGCTGAGAAGGGAGTGGGGTAGGCAATGAGATCAGAATtggagaggggtggggagggaggccagATCATGTAGGCTGGGGCCAAGACTGAAGTTACTTGAAAGGTttagaagaaaggagggaagtgaTCTCAATTACTCTTCAAAgggtcactctggctgctgtgtggaaatCAGTCTGGGGTAGGGTTGGTAGATGGCAAGGGCAGAAGCAAAGGCAAGTTAGGAGTCGGTTGACATAATCCAGACAAGAGATGATGGTGCTAACAGTGGGGGTGAGGGAAGGGCACATAATGAAGATGAAGCTGGTCAGGATTTGCtaatgggctgggtgtgggtgggagagaGAAGAGTCACAGATGACTGCAAAGGCTAAAATGTGGGTAAAacagaaaatgactttaaaaagaataaaaataaatcagcataAATGTCAATGTTCTCATATGGAATGCTAAGATTTTGAagagaaatagaaagcaaaatgttttgtctgtttgttttttaattttaaatacattggTTAAAAGGTTAAACAACCACCCCTGGCTTTTGACAAAATAAACAGTCTTTAAAATTCTGCTATCGAGTCAAATGAAAGCAGGTCAACTAAAACTTGCAGAAGTCTTCACAAGTTGTTAAAAATTGTCACattgtgctgggcatggtggctcacacctgtaatcccagcactttgggaggctgaagtgggtggattatctgaagtcaggagttcgagaccagcctggccaatgtggtgaagccccgtctccactacaaatacaaaaattagccaggcgtggtgacaggcgcctgtaatcccagctactagggaggctgagacaggagaatcatttgaacctgggaggcggaggttgcagtgaggaaagattgtgccattgcactccagcctgggccacaagagtgaaactctatctcaaaaaaaataaaaataaaaataagccgggcgtgggtggctcatgcctgtaatcccagcactttgggaggccaaggtgggcagattacgaggtcaggagttggagaccagcctggccaacatagtgaaaccctatctctactaaaaatacaaaaaaaatagccaggcatggtggtgggcccctgtaatcccagctactccggaggctgaggcaggagaatcacttgaacctgggaggcggaggatgcagtgagctaagattgcaccactggcgagagagcaagactccatctcaaaaaaaaaaaaaaaacaataattgtgACATTGTATACAATTGCCAAAAacctaataataatagctaacatttatcaaTAATTGTTCTAAGCTCTTTTTAATCTACACGAGTCCTCAAAAATAGGTACTATGATCATtcctattttttaagttaaaaattatgaccaggggcggggcacggtggcttacacctgtaatcccagcactttgggagacagaggtgggcggatcacgaggtcaaaagatcaagaccatcctggccaacatggtgaaaccccatctctactaaaaatacaaaaattagctgggcatggtggtgcgtgcttgtagtcccagctacttgggaggctgaggcaggagaatcacttgaacccaggaagcggaggttgtagtgagccaagatcacgccactgcactccagcctgcgcgacagagcaagactccgtctcaaaaaaaaaaaaaacaacataagcGCTCCAATAAGGATGACCAGCGGAAAGAGGTTTAAGGTTCTAGCTGCTCAGAGAACAGTTGCCCATCCCCACCCTATGCCCATA
Protein-coding sequences here:
- the A4GNT gene encoding alpha-1,4-N-acetylglucosaminyltransferase is translated as MRKELQLSLSVTLLLVCGFLYQFTLKSSCLFCLPSFKSHQGLEALLSHRRGIVFLETSDRMEPPHLVSCSVESAAKIYPEWPVVFFMKGLTDSTPMPSNSTYPAFSFLSAIDNVFLFPLDMKRLLEDTPLFSWYNQINASAERNWLHISSDASRLAIIWKYGGIYMDTDVISIRPIPEENFLAAQASRYSSNGIFGFLPHHPFLWECMENFVEHYNSDIWGNQGPELMTRMLRVWCKLEDFQEVSDLRCLNISFLHPQRFYPISYREWRRYYEVWDTDPNFNDSYALHLWNHMNQEGRAVIRGSNTLVENLYRKHCPRTYRDLIKGPEGSVTGELGPGNK